One Dromiciops gliroides isolate mDroGli1 chromosome 3, mDroGli1.pri, whole genome shotgun sequence DNA segment encodes these proteins:
- the NCK1 gene encoding LOW QUALITY PROTEIN: cytoplasmic protein NCK1 (The sequence of the model RefSeq protein was modified relative to this genomic sequence to represent the inferred CDS: inserted 7 bases in 5 codons) — protein MAEEVVVVAKFDYVAQQEQELDIKKNERLWLLDDSKSWWRVRNSMNRTGFVPSNYVERKNSARKASIVKNLKDTLGKCSWKRKPSVPDSASPAEDSFVDPGERLYDLNMPAYVKFNYMAEREDELSLTKGTKVVVMEKCSEGWXSGSYNGQVGWFPXNYVTEESDSPXGDHMGSLSEKLAAVXHNLNSGQVLHVYKLXLPFSSSNDEELNFEKGEVMDVIEKPENDPEWWKCRKINGQVGLVPKNYVTVMQNSQLTSGLEPSPPQCDYIGPSVTGRFAGNPWYYGKVTRHQAEMALNERGNEGDFLIRDSESSPNDFSVSLKAQGKNKHFKVQLKDTVYCIGQRKFSTMEELVEHYKKAPIFTSEQGEKLYLIKHLS, from the exons ATGGCagaagaggtggtggtggtagccaAATTTGATTATGTGGCTCAACAAGAGCAAGAGCTTGACATCAAGAAGAATGAAAGGCTTTGGCTATTGGATGATTCAAAGTCCTGGTGGAGAGTTCGAAATTCTATGAACAGAACTGGTTTTGTTCCTTCTAACTATGTTGAAAGGAAAAACAGTGCTAGAAAAGCTTCTATTGTAAAAAATCTAAAGGATACTTTAGGTAagtgttca tggaaaagaaaaccCAGTGTGCCAGATTCTGCATCTCCTGCTGAGGACAGTTTTGTCGACCCTGGAGAACGTCTCTATGACCTCAACATGCCTGCTTATGTGAAATTTAATTACATGGCAGAGAGGGAGGATGAATTATCTTTGACAAAAGGGACAAAGGTTGTTGTCATGGAGAAATGCAGTGAGGGTT TGTCGGGGAGTTATAATGGACAGGTTGGATGGTTTC TCAACTATGTGACTGAAGAAAGTGACAGTC TGGGTGACCATATGGgctctttatcagagaaattagcAGCTGT TCACAATTTAAACAGTGGTCAAGTGTTACATGTGTACAAGCT TCTACCATTCAGCTCCTCCAATGATGAAGAACTAAATTTTGAGAAAGGAGAAGTGATGGATGTTATTGAAAAACCTGAAAATGACCCTGAGTGGTGGAAATGTCGGAAGATTAATGGGCAAGTGGGTCTGGTGCCAAAGAACTATGTTACTGTCATGCAGAATAGCCAACTAACCTCAGGATTGGAACCATCACCCCCACAGTGTGATTACATTGGCCCATCAGTCACTGGCAGATTTGCTGGCAACCCGTGGTATTATGGGAAAGTCACTAGACATCAGGCAGAAATGGCACTGAATGAAAGAGGGAATGAAGGGGACTTCCTCATTCGGGATAGTGAATCTTCA ccAAATGATTTCTCAGTATCTTTgaaagcacaagggaaaaacaagcattttaaagtcCAGTTGAAAGACACTGTTTACTGCATTGGACAGCGTAAATTCAGCACCATGGAAGAACTTGTAGAACATTATAAAAAGGCACCAATTTTTACAAGTGAACAAGGAGAAAAATTATATCTCATCAAGCATTTATCATGA